The Paroedura picta isolate Pp20150507F chromosome 6, Ppicta_v3.0, whole genome shotgun sequence genome segment gccgctgaccaagccatgctcacactcattgcccaggaggggagaaaattgagggcagtccttagagagacaaaccaaatcctacgcgaaggcgtggaggaggtgcgactgataaggagactcatggagagggctgtagtggtcatggaaagggcctaccctccacaaattgcccccacccccccaccaccacccacaccaacaccaccacttccagcacccaccccaccgactccctctcagaatgcctccacccaaacaagaaggaggactattctcggaaagagaaaaataaaaccagcagacaagtactccccctcctagtttggcccactttttctatttcatgttatctgtgttttgttgtttgttgaataaagtttatatttttgactctgtctctgtgtaccctactgtagaatctgcaaggccaaaagcggcctctctagtgattgtgtatattgtggtactgctgtgtgggttggaggttggaggggtgttagttcaaggagttttaggagtgtggtgtggggttaaatatgtgcgagtttaagaagtcacactggagtcttgttataaaatttgcaataacattttattttaaaaaacattttaacaggggaaaaacattagggaatgaaacttggagccccccccccaacccctaccccaaaacacaaacaggaaacaaaactcaggtcccactgctcccctgcccagccccttccatctccctcactctcctgctcaaccttcccacggacccccggactttgcggcggaagaggtcctcatcctccttcttcttaactgtgtggggagggagaaaaagtacacattaatgccacacatattttcaaatttctttagtttacatgcatacacttttaagtggccttagccacagtgtgagaagagttgggcagtggggaacataacctacgttcttccgcctccctctgttgcctttgctgctcaatctcccctttcagctctgccacttgagcctccagggaagtaactctggcctccatggcacgcagccttgcctccacagtttcagctatagaaatcaaacaaagaatttgatcacactccaaaaggaagcatcacatcaggctcccatatggctccatgggggtacacacacatgggtctccctcacagacataaaactctcacctgcagcctgtcccgaggtggaaggtccctcttcctccccctcctcacgctcaggtgctgttgccagcttggatggtgattgtgtggctgggcaaagaaaaagacaaatcataagtaaaagcacacaaaacagagatgaaacacagctggtggacacaccacagttagagtctaagcgcataaccaaagtggttctacagtactggctggctaagtcagagggggttgacagcatctaaatactttctcgaatttcattggggacagtaggggaaagaggcagctagtcattccatgcatgtttaagggtaaaacaccaaagtggttctacagtactggagggctaagtcagagggggttgacagcatctaaatactttctcgaatttcattggggacagtaggggaaagaggcagctagtcattccatgcatgtttaagggcaaaacacaacgagggcagcactcacccatatgcctcctcatgtccagggggggcttcccagccttctcccatattttaaccatctggtcgtggaagaccgttctcccacttggctgcgggatccccccccactgttccagactgtttaggaagtccagcttaagtcgcttgaattttgtccggacctgctcccaggtccggacgtagcccctctccctcagctttgaagccaacaccaggtaagcacccttggtgtggcagtgggtgctggccataaggcggccaacacttttcgattggagcacaagctccagaagtgcctcagcctcggcgcgctgccagaaggagcccttccgtggcttcggcatcttcggaatgacggttagggaacgaacgtgcgttgctccgatcgaccaccccgttttttaaatgtatcaaagctgcccaccaataaaattattcattggaacataagtggattgatcctccggtttgacaggggtcgccaatacttcctggctacccgcctccccgaactttccccattcagcgcttccgtattgtgtttgtcaatttcagtggggagttagcatttagggctgtcaaagtgcttttggaccagagaatccccgtttttttgctggcaaagtacacaaactgcacaagacaaggttaaacaaagaacacaaaactttattcaacaacagagtaggaaaaacaattaaacacgcctcctgtttctgtagatgtgggtggctatggcgtcccgaaccttgcacccctcagcatatatcctttttctccttgcttcagggatgtcctgtgtatcctgaaggactacaggttcaggttcgtcctcagggaaggggatgttatgtcccttgtcctcgcatatgttgtgcaaaatcacacatgcgattatcagcggagtcacattgtcaatatgtacatggagtcgtgacattaaacaacggaaccgtgacttcaaacgtccaaaggcacgctccactacattccttgcccgggagtgactgaggttgtagtggctctgcacgtccgtccttggccgcttgtagggagtcatgagccagcgtcgtaatgggtaggctccgtccccgaggaccaacgccggcacacgcacgccctcaatggtggcggtggggtttcctggaacaaagaccccttcgtccatggctttcctgaggttggattccctgaaaacaagggcatcatgcctcctgccactccaccccacctcggcatcgataaaccggccggagaagtccactgttccttgcaggagaacagagcaaaagtccttcctgttcccgtactcttttatgcttcccccgggggcacggatagggatgtggcttccatcgacggccgcaaaacaatgcgggaatccaagcctggcaaacccgtccatactctggaataagggaaagaaaagaatataagccattgcatgtcagcgtggggtgtatcgcgtcttcgttgctgacctgtcaaacaagaaaaaaaatttaaagggcaaaggggatagaatgacactcaccgctccaagccggtctccgaggcacacgactttgctgaacaattccgcctccatggcgaggcagaactccttaaggatatcgccaaccgtagtgactccgagtccgaattgctgggctactgtccggaagtactgaggggtggccaagtaccacaatgcggcagccacccttttttcaactggaacggggcgccgcatgccagtgacttgcctctccatgcggccacgtagagcctccacgagttcaaaaaatgtccccctcgacatcctgaagttggcaatccagtggtcatcatcccagcgagtccacacaaaattctcccaccagtcagaggatcgttcgtccacccagaactgtctggggaaccggacctctgccagagcttgccagcgtttcttggccgccatggttacccttacagaacgtcttctgctgctggtcagcgttccggccacacgttctcggtactccgcgatagcagacgtccgacgcgacaaggcggtattcatgcgctggaccaccgcgagcatgtgagccagcaattgaaaaataagcctgtccattgcaacgttgacctgtgctgcgggcagtaggctacgcaaacaaaagagtgaggccgaccgcgtgtctgcccaggtgcatataagcaggtaacctgtgggcgtgtactgtgggcggggattaaccaatcaaacatgtcaatgcatctggttcctagaaaacaatagaaaacacgttccaagggcgccaatgattggacgataacgcgttgctacggggtttcctgggttttttaaaaaaaaagggaaccccgacaagttcggctttagggtcgaggtcaaaggtgtgcctgcagtttgattgatgggcacgggaggccagaagcgctaaaaagggacctcctttgtagcgataagacggagaaccggaagcctgt includes the following:
- the LOC143840708 gene encoding uncharacterized protein LOC143840708, whose product is MPKPRKGSFWQRAEAEALLELVLQSKSVGRLMASTHCHTKGAYLVLASKLRERGYVRTWEQVRTKFKRLKLDFLNSLEQWGGIPQPSGRTVFHDQMVKIWEKAGKPPLDMRRHMATQSPSKLATAPEREEGEEEGPSTSGQAAAETVEARLRAMEARVTSLEAQVAELKGEIEQQRQQREAEELKKKEDEDLFRRKVRGSVGRLSRRVREMEGAGQGSSGT